In the genome of Triticum urartu cultivar G1812 chromosome 5, Tu2.1, whole genome shotgun sequence, one region contains:
- the LOC125508380 gene encoding signal recognition particle subunit SRP68, which yields MSKLANQPPPPPSDMDIDSAAAVEEKNPVRFSINVLELMREAQMQHGLRHGDYTRYRRYCTARLRRLYKSLKFLHGRGKYTRRNITESTVTDVRFLHVVFYMAERAWSHAMEKKTAGPNAPQRIYMLGRFRKAVKWAALFSQLCSIKGDSRTSLEAEAYASYMKGTLLFEQEKNIEAAMLNFKNTRTVYEELGKYGGIENQLLCRQRIEEVEPMIGFCSRKLGGSALQEHDLLDMEKEGPAYDLFKAKIEAVLSETRSQQAASMTEFNWLGRRFPITSAKTRVSILKAQQLERDLNGAATEPISADKKLAIFDKLFSAYHEARSCIRNDLASAGSAENIRDELNGLDKAVSAVLGLRTIERNQLLVSIAKSKFAKHRDEKNEKITKPEELVRLYDLLIQNTTDLTDLVSSGRDKNEEENAFVHEYELKDLAFRAERCFYLAKSYSSVSKRAEAYALFCYARSLADSALQELANSPHKALIQDLEALSFNCRSNSCIEHATGIMEDESAPERLSKGVSTISLGDNRKKDPKYLLDILGSYESALGEQSAKAPCRISQFPPPFQPVPCNPIVLDMAYNAIEFPNLENRMKKEKKGLLRRFWG from the exons ATGTCGAAGCTCGCCaaccagccgccgccgccgccgtcggatATGGATATTGACTCCGCAGCCGCGGTCGAGGAGAAGAATCCCGTCAGGTTCTCCATCAATG TGCTGGAACTCATGAGGGAGGCGCAGATGCAGCACGGCCTTCGCCACGGCGACTACACGCGGTACAG GAGATACTGTACTGCGCGTCTGAGAAGGCTATACAAGTCTCTGAAGTTTTTGCATGGCCGTGGTAAATATACCCGGAGGAATATAACAGAGTCAACAGTGACTGATGTGAG GTTTCTACATGTGGTATTTTATATGGCTGAGAGAGCATGGAGTCATGCTATGGAGAAGAAAACTGCTGGTCCAAATGCACCGCAGCGCATCTACATGCTGGGTCGATTTAGGAAGGCAGTCAAATGGGCGGCACTTTTTTCACAGTTATGTTCTATAAAAGGAGATTCCAGGACATCTTTGGAAGCTGAG GCATATGCTTCATATATGAAAGGAACTTTGCTTTTTGAGCAAGAGAAGAACATAGAGGCAGCAATGTTGAATTTCAAGAATACCAG GACTGTATATGAGGAGCTTGGGAAGTATGGCGGCATAGAAAATCAACTTTTATGCCGTCAGCGCATTGAGGAAGTGGAGCCTATGATTGGATTCTGTTCACGCAAACTTGGTGGATCTGCTCTGCAAGAACATGATCTCCTAGATATGGAAAAGGAGGGGCCTGCTTATGACCTTTTTAAAGCTAAGATTGAG GCTGTATTATCTGAGACAAGGTCACAGCAGGCGGCTTCTATGACTGAGTTTAACTGGCTTGGTCGCAGATTTCCAATTACCAGTGCAAAGACCCGTGTCTCCATATTAAAAG CTCAGCAGCTGGAGAGGGATTTAAATGGCGCAGCCACAGAACCAATTTCAGCAGACAAAAAACTTGCTATATTTGATAAACTATTCTCTGCATACCACGAAGCTCGAAGCTGCATCCGCAATGATTTG GCTTCTGCTGGCAGTGCTGAGAATATAAGAGACGAATTGAATGGTCTTGACAAGGCTGTCAGTGCAGTTTTAGGATTGAGGACCATAGAACGTAACCAGTTACTTGTTAGTATTGCTAAAAGTAAGTTTGCAAAGCATCGGGATGAGAAGAATGAGAAAATTACAAAGCCGGAAGAACTTGTTCGGCTATATGATCTGCTAATTCAG AATACAACAGACCTAACTGATTTAGTTAGCTCAGGAAGGGATAAAAACGAAGAAGAGAACGCTTTTGTTCATGAGTATGAACTGAAAGATTTGGCTTTCCGAGCCGAGAG ATGTTTCTATTTGGCAAAGTCATATAGTTCAGTCAGTAAAAGGGCCGAAGCCTATGCATTATTCTGTTATGCACGTTCCCTTGCTGATTCTGCACTGCAAGAACTGGCTAACAGTCCTCACAAG GCCTTAATCCAAGATCTCGAGGCTCTATCTTTCAATTGTAGATCCAATAGTTGCATTGAACATGCAACAGGTATTATGGAGGATGAGAGTGCTCCTGAAAGACTTTCTAAAGGAGTCTCAACTATATCACTTGGCGACAATAGAAAAAAG GATCCTAAATACCTCCTTGATATCCTAGGGAGCTATGAATCAGCACTTGGTGAGCAAAGCGCCAAAGCGCCATGTCGCATTTCACAGTTCCCACCACCGTTCCAACCAGTTCCCTGCAACCCAATTGTTCTTGACATGGCATACAACGCAATCGAGTTCCCGAACCTTGAGAACAGGatgaagaaggaaaagaagggTCTCCTCCGCAGATTCTGGGGGTGA